The Glycine soja cultivar W05 chromosome 6, ASM419377v2, whole genome shotgun sequence genome has a window encoding:
- the LOC114414835 gene encoding uncharacterized protein At4g33100, whose translation MREKKASKTSSSTSPCAQLRDAYHNCFNRWYAEKFMKGHWDKQECVSEWQKYRACLSEHLEDKHLIRFLQADGVVQDSGVASQ comes from the exons ATGAGAGAGAAGAAAGCCTCCAAAACTTCATCTTCAACCTCTCCATGTGCTCAACTTCGCGACGCATACCACAATTGCTTCAACAG GTGGTACGCCGAGAAATTCATGAAGGGTCACTGGGACAAACAAGAATGCGTTTCCGAGTGGCAAAAATACAGAGCCTGTCTTTCT GAACATTTGGAAGATAAGCATCTGATTCGTTTCTTACAAGCTGACGGCGTTGTTCAAGACAGTGGTGTTGCTTCTCAGTAA
- the LOC114414833 gene encoding aminopeptidase M1-like, protein MDQFKGKPRLPKFAVPKRYDLRLKPDLVAHRFAGSVAVHLDIVPATSFIVLNAAELSVSNDAVSFTNQDSSKVIKPSRVELFENDEILVLEFPEELPIGFGVLSIRFEGILNDRMKGFYRSTYEHNGEKKTMAVTQFAPADARRCFPCWDEPSCKASFKITLDVPSELVALSNMPIVEEITDGNLKTVSYQESPIMSTYLVAVVVGLFDYVEDHTSDGVKVRVYCQVGKANQGKFALDVAVKSLELYKGYFATPYSLPKLDMIAIPDFAAGAMENYGLVTYRETALLYDDQHSAAANKQRVATVVAHELAHQWFGNLVTMEWWTHVWLNEGFATWVSYLATDNCFPEWKIWSQFLHESTEGLRLDGLAESHPIEVEINHACEIDEIFDAISYKKGASVIRMLQSYLGAECFQRSLASYIKRHACSNAKTEDLWAALEEGSGEHVNKLMTSWTKQKGYPVVSVKVNDQKLEFNQSQFLSSGAQGEGHWIVPITLCFGSYDVCKSFLLQSKSETHEVKEFLGSTDKGVNCWIKLNVDQAGFYRVKYDELLAARLRYAVEKQLLSASDRFGILDDSFALCMACQESLPSLINLMGSYREEVDYTVLSNLITISLKVQRIAADAVPDLLEYFKQFFINLFQYSAERLGWEPKPGESHVDAMLRGEILTALAMFGHNLTLDEASKRFLAFLENRNTPLLPPDIRKAAYVAVMQRASKSNRSDYESLLKVYRETDLSQEKTRILGSLASSRDPDLILEALNFMLSSEVRSQDAVFGLAVTQEGRNVAWAWLKENWEHLIKTYGSGFLITRFVSAVVSPFASFEKAKEVEEFFASHAMPFIARTLRQSLERVNINANWVQNVQNENRLGDAVKELAYRKY, encoded by the exons ATGGATCAGTTCAAAGGAAAGCCTCGTCTTCCCAAATTCGCCGTCCCCAAACGCTACGACCTTAGGCTCAAGCCCGACCTCGTCGCGCACCGTTTCGCAGGTTCCGTCGCCGTCCACCTCGACATCGTCCCCGCCACCTCTTTCATTGTTCTCAATGCCGCCGAACTCTCCGTCAGCAACGACGCTGTTTCATTCACCAACCAAGACTCCTCCAAG GTTATTAAACCTTCACGAGTTGAGTTGTTTGAAAATGATGAGATTCTGGTTTTGGAGTTCCCAGAGGAATTACCTATTGGGTTCGGTGTCTTGTCCATTCGCTTTGAAGGAATCTTGAATGATAGAATGAAAGGCTTCTACCGAAG TACCTATGAGCACAATGGTGAGAAGAAGACTATGGCAGTTACACAGTTTGCACCGGCTGATGCCAGGCGATGCTTTCCTTGTTGGGATGAACCTTCTTGCAAG GCTTCTTTCAAGATCACATTGGATGTGCCTTCAGAGCTTGTTGCTCTTTCCAACATGCCAATTGTTGAAGAAATAACAGATGGAAATCTCAAAACAGTTTCATATCAAGAATCACCAATCATGTCTACATATTTGGTTGCGGTTGTTGTTGGTTTGTTTGATTATGTGGAAGATCATACCTCAGATG GGGTCAAAGTCCGGGTGTATTGTCAAGTTGGTAAGGCAAACCAGGGGAAATTTGCACTTGATGTAGCTGTGAAATCTTTGGAACTATACAAGGG TTACTTTGCCACTCCCTACTCACTGCCAAAATTGGATATGATTGCAATCCCTGATTTCGCTGCTGGAGCCATGGAGAACTATGGTCTGGTTACATATCGGGAGACTGCTTTGCTATATGATGACCAGCATTCTGCTGCTGCAAATAAACAGAGG GTTGCAACTGTAGTAGCTCATGAACTAGCACACCAATGGTTTGGCAACCTTGTTACAATGGAGTGGTGGACACATGTATGGCTGAATGAGGGGTTTGCGACATGG GTGAGCTATTTAGCAACTGATAACTGTTTTCCTGAGTGGAAAATATGGTCTCAATTTCTTCATGAATCTACTGAGGGTCTTAGGTTGGATGGACTTGCGGAATCCCACCCAATTGAG GTGGAAATCAATCATGCTTGTGAGAttgatgaaatatttgatgcaataagttataaaaaaggTGCATCCGTAATCAGGATGCTGCAAAGCTATCTTGGTGCCGAATGCTTTCAG AGATCGCTGgcttcatatataaaaagacaTGCTTGCTCAAATGCTAAGACTGAGGATCTATGGGCTGCACTTGAGGAAGGATCTGGTGAACATGTGAACAAGTTAATGACCTCATGGACAAAGCAGAAAGGATATCCTGTTGTATCTGTTAAAGTCAATGATCAGAAATTGGAATTTAATCAG TCACAATTCTTGTCAAGTGGTGCTCAAGGAGAAGGCCATTGGATAGTTCCAATAACATTATGCTTTGGCTCTTATGATGTCTGCAAGAGTTTCCTCTTGCAATCAAAATCTGAAACACATGAAGTCAAAGAGTTCCTTGGTTCCACAGACAAAGGTGTAAATTGTTGGATTAAACTTAATGTGGATCAGGCTGGTTTCTACAGGGTGAAATATGATGAGCTGCTTGCTGCTAGACTTAGATATGCAGTAGAGAAACAACTCTTATCTGCATCTGACCGGTTTG GCattttggatgattcatttgcacTCTGTATGGCTTGCCAAGAATCATTGCCCTCCTTGATTAACTTGATGGGATCTTACAGGGAGGAAGTTGATTATACCGTGCTGTCTAACCTGATAACT ATAAGTCTTAAAGTTCAACGTATTGCAGCTGATGCAGTACCAGACTTACTAGAATATTTCAAGCAGTTCTTTATTAACCTTTTCCAGTACTCTGCTGA GAGGCTTGGTTGGGAGCCTAAACCAGGAGAAAGTCATGTAGATGCAATGTTGAGAGGAGAAATTTTGACAGCCCTTGCTATGTTTGGTCACAATTTGACACTGGATGAAGCAAGCAAGCGTTTTCTGGCATTCTTAGAAAACAGAAATACACCACTTCTTCCACCCGATATAAGAAAG GCGGCATATGTAGCTGTAATGCAACGGGCAAGCAAATCTAACAGATCGGATTATGAATCACTTTTGAAAGTATATCGGGAAACTGACCTAAGCCAGGAGAAAACACGTATTCTGG GCTCTCTGGCATCTTCACGTGATCCAGATCTAATTCTTGAAGCTCTTAACTTCATGTTGTCATCTGAG GTTCGTAGTCAGGATGCTGTTTTTGGACTTGCTGTTACTCAGGAAGGACGAAATGTAGCTTGGGCATGGCTTAAG GAAAATTGGGAACACCTCATAAAAACATATGGTTCAGGATTTTTGATAACTCGGTTTGTCAGTGCAGTTGTCTCACCG TTTGCTTCCTTTGAGAAGGCCAAGGAGGTAGAGGAATTCTTTGCTAGCCACGCTATGCCATTCATTGCTAGAACGTTAAGGCAGAGCCTTGAGCGGGTCAATATCAATGCAAACTGGGTTCAGAATGTTCAGAACGAAAATAGGCTTGGTGATGCTGTGAAGGAATTGGCATACAGAAAATACTAG